A window of Maioricimonas rarisocia genomic DNA:
TCGAGTCCCGCCAGAACAGACCCGTCGCGCCGACGCCGTTGGGGCCCCACTGACTCATCGCGTTCAGACCGGGGCCGGTGTTCCAGGCGCAGCAGTTGGGGTCGGGAGCCTGACTGTGCCAGCGACGGCTGGAGTTGTTGACGATGTAGTTCGAGGTGGCCGTATCCCGCAGCGTCTGGTTGGCATCATACAGTCGCTTCGACGAGTTCACCTGCGGCCCGGTATCGGACGGGCAGCGGAAGGCAGCGATCGGCGTCTGGAGAATGGCCAGCCGGTCGAACGGGCCTCCCGACTGCAGAGCATGCTTGATGCGGATTTCGCCGACCCGAAGCTGGTTGTAGGTCGGCGCCTGATCAATGTAAGGCAGGATGAAGGCACCCCAACCCCAGGCACTTCGTTCTGCGTCGAGAGCGGCCGAGTAGTCCGACTGCGTCGTCGCCGGCACGTCGAACTGGTTGATGTATCCCGGGGGCAGTGTGCCGTACACGTCGTGATAGTTGTGCATCGCCAGCCCGATCTGTTTCAGGTTGTTCTTGCACTGGGTACGACGTGCGGCCTCGCGCGCCTGCTGGACAGCAGGCAACAGGAGGGCAATCAGAATCGCTATGATCGCAATCACGACCAGCAATTCAATCAGTGTGAATCCTCGTCTGCAGCCTCTCATGAGCGTCTCCTTCAATGGAATGTTCGAAACAACGTGCCCGGTGTCCCGTCCCGGTACCGAATGGATGGACCGTTCCTGCGCGCGGGGACCTGTCAGTTCCGTGTGACGACAAAACAAATGAAGCGTTCGACAACAGCACGATGTACGACAGCGAAGTCTGTATGAATCCGAGGCGTGGTTGCCGCTTCCCGACAGTTGAAAACTGACGGTCGGCACAACCCGTGTGCACTACGTGCTGTGTCCCGGAATAATGCCGGAACGAGTCGACGCCTCTGCGAGCAGCGCGAAGACGGCACCCGGAGCGCCCGAGAAGGCAAATCCTGACAAGGTGCACGAACAAGAATCGATCGGAAGCGCTGCTACGCCGGCCCGAGGATGACGAGAGAGTCGATGATCATATCGGCGGAGCGACACGTGTCAATAACGCTCCGCCGTGAGAACAACGTCGCTTGCCACGGCAAAATCATTCCCGCAAATTGCCGACTTTTTCTCAGCGGTTGCCACACCACGACGGTCGGTCGCATCGCCGACGCG
This region includes:
- a CDS encoding DUF1559 domain-containing protein; this translates as MRGCRRGFTLIELLVVIAIIAILIALLLPAVQQAREAARRTQCKNNLKQIGLAMHNYHDVYGTLPPGYINQFDVPATTQSDYSAALDAERSAWGWGAFILPYIDQAPTYNQLRVGEIRIKHALQSGGPFDRLAILQTPIAAFRCPSDTGPQVNSSKRLYDANQTLRDTATSNYIVNNSSRRWHSQAPDPNCCAWNTGPGLNAMSQWGPNGVGATGLFWRDSSVRMRDITDGASNTILAGERAWQLQNPNGGTYTCRAALVFGTDIRNEQSTVHPVLGSTTSHLNAQTNECNKGFSSRHVGGAHFVLADGSVRMISENIDQNNRHTGGTEVTDSTYERLADREDGQVLGEF